A single window of Eucalyptus grandis isolate ANBG69807.140 chromosome 1, ASM1654582v1, whole genome shotgun sequence DNA harbors:
- the LOC104441759 gene encoding LOW QUALITY PROTEIN: GTP-binding protein SAR1A (The sequence of the model RefSeq protein was modified relative to this genomic sequence to represent the inferred CDS: inserted 1 base in 1 codon; substituted 1 base at 1 genomic stop codon) produces the protein MTLMLWFSSLVVSIGLWQKEAKILFLGLDKLGKTTLLXMLKDERLVQHPPTQFPTSEELSIGKXFDLGGHRIARRVWRDYYAKVDGVVYLVDAYDKDRFAESKKELDALLTDELLANVPFLVLGNKIDLSSAASEDELRYYLGLTNFTTGKGNVDLAGTNVRPLEVFMCSIVRKMGYGEGFRWLSQYIK, from the exons TTGGTCTGTGGCAGAAGGAAGCGAAGATCTTGTTCCTGGGGCTAGATAAGTTAGGGAAGACCACTCTGCTTTGAATGTTGAAGGACGAG AGATTGGTTCAGCACCCACCCACCCAGTTCCCGACTTCAGAAGAACTAAGTATAGGGA CTTTTGACTTAGGTGGTCACCGGATCGCTCGTAGAGTCTGGCGGGACTACTATGCTAAG GTTGATGGGGTGGTGTACCTGGTCGACGCTTACGACAAGGATAGATTCGCCGAGTCAAAGAAGGAGCTGGACGCTCTCCTCACGGACGAGTTGCTGGCGAACGTCCCATTCCTCGTCTTGGGAAACAAGATCGACCTCTCTTCCGCTGCGTCAGAGGACGAACTGCGGTACTACTTGGGCCTCACCAACTTCACCACCGGGAAGGGCAATGTCGACCTCGCCGGCACCAACGTCCGCCCTCTCGAGGTCTTCATGTGCAGCATTGTGCGCAAGATGGGCTATGGCGAGGGCTTCAGATGGCTCTCTCAGTACATCAAATGA